The following proteins are encoded in a genomic region of Gossypium hirsutum isolate 1008001.06 chromosome D05, Gossypium_hirsutum_v2.1, whole genome shotgun sequence:
- the LOC107907001 gene encoding uncharacterized protein isoform X6, whose protein sequence is MADKPSRALILYGDGLARFIHPSHAHLHSLASTANCGFLSLPNAPPSESEDDRTVREFAVLVDAFETLNKEGKVTESNQFDLVILHIGSGENLNANSGNDVEFLNALLGAIMSIAKPGTEIRSRLLLSLVMSYGSVSKADELGLSILSTKYEKNPNLSALFPNQSYTMRGESQRNDVRQYGPMLFAQYQYAVTRKDMVETFSFEEFKECSGNLTIPADRLLHEIAFKLWKAPKYGA, encoded by the exons ATGGCGGACAAGCCAAGCCGAGCCTTGATTTTATACGGTGACGGGTTGGCCCGTTTCATTCACCCATCACATGCCCATCTCCACTCTCTCGCATCTACTGCCAACTGTGGTTTCTTGAGCCTCCCTAATGCTCCTCCTTCAG AAAGCGAGGATGATAGGACTGTAAGAGAGTTTGCTGTGCTGGTGGATGCCTTTGAGACATTGAACAAG GAAGGGAAGGTAACGGAATCCAACCAGTTTGATTTAGTGATTTTGCATATTGGGTCTGGGGAGAACTTGAATGCTAATAGTGGCAATGATGTGGAATTCTTGAATGCTTTGCTTGGTGCTATTATGAGTATAGCTAAGCCTGGAACTGAAATTCGTTCTCGTCTACTCTTGTCCCTTGTAATGAGCTATGGGTCTGTGTCAAAGGCTGATGAGCTGGGTTTGTCCATTTTGAGCACTAAATATGAGAAGAATCCTAATCTTTCAGCACTTTTCCCTAATCAGAGTTACACCATGAGAGGGGAAAGTCAAAGAAATGATGTTAG GCAGTATGGTCCAATGTTATTTGCTCAATATCAGTATGCTGTAACCCGCAAGGATATGGTAGAGACTTTTTCTTTTGAAGAATTTAAAGAG TGTTCAGGAAATCTTACTATACCGGCTGACCGGTTGCTGCATGAGATAGCATTTAAGCTTTGGAAGGCGCCCAAGTATGGTGCCTAA
- the LOC107907001 gene encoding uncharacterized protein isoform X3 has protein sequence MADKPSRALILYGDGLARFIHPSHAHLHSLASTANCGFLSLPNAPPSESEDDRTVREFAVLVDAFETLNKNGQFSSEVKSQKSSLIPTMSERFMGMKAAILSNNSGLKSFGEKLGFNEGKVTESNQFDLVILHIGSGENLNANSGNDVEFLNALLGAIMSIAKPGTEIRSRLLLSLVMSYGSVSKADELGLSILSTKYEKNPNLSALFPNQSYTMRGESQRNDVRQYGPMLFAQYQYAVTRKDMVETFSFEEFKECSGNLTIPADRLLHEIAFKLWKAPKYGA, from the exons ATGGCGGACAAGCCAAGCCGAGCCTTGATTTTATACGGTGACGGGTTGGCCCGTTTCATTCACCCATCACATGCCCATCTCCACTCTCTCGCATCTACTGCCAACTGTGGTTTCTTGAGCCTCCCTAATGCTCCTCCTTCAG AAAGCGAGGATGATAGGACTGTAAGAGAGTTTGCTGTGCTGGTGGATGCCTTTGAGACATTGAACAAG AACGGCCAATTTTCTAGTGAGGTAAAGTCTCAAAAGTCATCTTTGATTCCAACCATGTCTGAGAG GTTTATGGGAATGAAAGCTGCTATATTGAGTAACAATTCTGGTTTGAAGTCTTTCGGAGAAAAACTTGGCTTCAAT GAAGGGAAGGTAACGGAATCCAACCAGTTTGATTTAGTGATTTTGCATATTGGGTCTGGGGAGAACTTGAATGCTAATAGTGGCAATGATGTGGAATTCTTGAATGCTTTGCTTGGTGCTATTATGAGTATAGCTAAGCCTGGAACTGAAATTCGTTCTCGTCTACTCTTGTCCCTTGTAATGAGCTATGGGTCTGTGTCAAAGGCTGATGAGCTGGGTTTGTCCATTTTGAGCACTAAATATGAGAAGAATCCTAATCTTTCAGCACTTTTCCCTAATCAGAGTTACACCATGAGAGGGGAAAGTCAAAGAAATGATGTTAG GCAGTATGGTCCAATGTTATTTGCTCAATATCAGTATGCTGTAACCCGCAAGGATATGGTAGAGACTTTTTCTTTTGAAGAATTTAAAGAG TGTTCAGGAAATCTTACTATACCGGCTGACCGGTTGCTGCATGAGATAGCATTTAAGCTTTGGAAGGCGCCCAAGTATGGTGCCTAA
- the LOC107907001 gene encoding uncharacterized protein isoform X5 has translation MADKPSRALILYGDGLARFIHPSHAHLHSLASTANCGFLSLPNAPPSESEDDRTVREFAVLVDAFETLNKNGQFSSEEGKVTESNQFDLVILHIGSGENLNANSGNDVEFLNALLGAIMSIAKPGTEIRSRLLLSLVMSYGSVSKADELGLSILSTKYEKNPNLSALFPNQSYTMRGESQRNDVRQYGPMLFAQYQYAVTRKDMVETFSFEEFKECSGNLTIPADRLLHEIAFKLWKAPKYGA, from the exons ATGGCGGACAAGCCAAGCCGAGCCTTGATTTTATACGGTGACGGGTTGGCCCGTTTCATTCACCCATCACATGCCCATCTCCACTCTCTCGCATCTACTGCCAACTGTGGTTTCTTGAGCCTCCCTAATGCTCCTCCTTCAG AAAGCGAGGATGATAGGACTGTAAGAGAGTTTGCTGTGCTGGTGGATGCCTTTGAGACATTGAACAAG AACGGCCAATTTTCTAGTGAG GAAGGGAAGGTAACGGAATCCAACCAGTTTGATTTAGTGATTTTGCATATTGGGTCTGGGGAGAACTTGAATGCTAATAGTGGCAATGATGTGGAATTCTTGAATGCTTTGCTTGGTGCTATTATGAGTATAGCTAAGCCTGGAACTGAAATTCGTTCTCGTCTACTCTTGTCCCTTGTAATGAGCTATGGGTCTGTGTCAAAGGCTGATGAGCTGGGTTTGTCCATTTTGAGCACTAAATATGAGAAGAATCCTAATCTTTCAGCACTTTTCCCTAATCAGAGTTACACCATGAGAGGGGAAAGTCAAAGAAATGATGTTAG GCAGTATGGTCCAATGTTATTTGCTCAATATCAGTATGCTGTAACCCGCAAGGATATGGTAGAGACTTTTTCTTTTGAAGAATTTAAAGAG TGTTCAGGAAATCTTACTATACCGGCTGACCGGTTGCTGCATGAGATAGCATTTAAGCTTTGGAAGGCGCCCAAGTATGGTGCCTAA
- the LOC107907001 gene encoding uncharacterized protein isoform X4, which produces MADKPSRALILYGDGLARFIHPSHAHLHSLASTANCGFLSLPNAPPSESEDDRTVREFAVLVDAFETLNKNGQFSSEFRFMGMKAAILSNNSGLKSFGEKLGFNEGKVTESNQFDLVILHIGSGENLNANSGNDVEFLNALLGAIMSIAKPGTEIRSRLLLSLVMSYGSVSKADELGLSILSTKYEKNPNLSALFPNQSYTMRGESQRNDVRQYGPMLFAQYQYAVTRKDMVETFSFEEFKECSGNLTIPADRLLHEIAFKLWKAPKYGA; this is translated from the exons ATGGCGGACAAGCCAAGCCGAGCCTTGATTTTATACGGTGACGGGTTGGCCCGTTTCATTCACCCATCACATGCCCATCTCCACTCTCTCGCATCTACTGCCAACTGTGGTTTCTTGAGCCTCCCTAATGCTCCTCCTTCAG AAAGCGAGGATGATAGGACTGTAAGAGAGTTTGCTGTGCTGGTGGATGCCTTTGAGACATTGAACAAG AACGGCCAATTTTCTAGTGAG TTCAGGTTTATGGGAATGAAAGCTGCTATATTGAGTAACAATTCTGGTTTGAAGTCTTTCGGAGAAAAACTTGGCTTCAAT GAAGGGAAGGTAACGGAATCCAACCAGTTTGATTTAGTGATTTTGCATATTGGGTCTGGGGAGAACTTGAATGCTAATAGTGGCAATGATGTGGAATTCTTGAATGCTTTGCTTGGTGCTATTATGAGTATAGCTAAGCCTGGAACTGAAATTCGTTCTCGTCTACTCTTGTCCCTTGTAATGAGCTATGGGTCTGTGTCAAAGGCTGATGAGCTGGGTTTGTCCATTTTGAGCACTAAATATGAGAAGAATCCTAATCTTTCAGCACTTTTCCCTAATCAGAGTTACACCATGAGAGGGGAAAGTCAAAGAAATGATGTTAG GCAGTATGGTCCAATGTTATTTGCTCAATATCAGTATGCTGTAACCCGCAAGGATATGGTAGAGACTTTTTCTTTTGAAGAATTTAAAGAG TGTTCAGGAAATCTTACTATACCGGCTGACCGGTTGCTGCATGAGATAGCATTTAAGCTTTGGAAGGCGCCCAAGTATGGTGCCTAA
- the LOC107907001 gene encoding uncharacterized protein isoform X1, protein MADKPSRALILYGDGLARFIHPSHAHLHSLASTANCGFLSLPNAPPSESEDDRTVREFAVLVDAFETLNKNGQFSSEVKSQKSSLIPTMSERFMGMKAAILSNNSGLKSFGEKLGFNVLNLNGLFGNSNTPPVSSIDNLASKLLSLLAFQEGKVTESNQFDLVILHIGSGENLNANSGNDVEFLNALLGAIMSIAKPGTEIRSRLLLSLVMSYGSVSKADELGLSILSTKYEKNPNLSALFPNQSYTMRGESQRNDVRQYGPMLFAQYQYAVTRKDMVETFSFEEFKECSGNLTIPADRLLHEIAFKLWKAPKYGA, encoded by the exons ATGGCGGACAAGCCAAGCCGAGCCTTGATTTTATACGGTGACGGGTTGGCCCGTTTCATTCACCCATCACATGCCCATCTCCACTCTCTCGCATCTACTGCCAACTGTGGTTTCTTGAGCCTCCCTAATGCTCCTCCTTCAG AAAGCGAGGATGATAGGACTGTAAGAGAGTTTGCTGTGCTGGTGGATGCCTTTGAGACATTGAACAAG AACGGCCAATTTTCTAGTGAGGTAAAGTCTCAAAAGTCATCTTTGATTCCAACCATGTCTGAGAG GTTTATGGGAATGAAAGCTGCTATATTGAGTAACAATTCTGGTTTGAAGTCTTTCGGAGAAAAACTTGGCTTCAATGTATTGAACTTGAATGGATTGTTTGGAAATAGTAATACTCCCCCTGTTTCATCGATTGATAATTTGGCTTCTAAGTTGCTGTCCTTACTTGCATTCCAGGAAGGGAAGGTAACGGAATCCAACCAGTTTGATTTAGTGATTTTGCATATTGGGTCTGGGGAGAACTTGAATGCTAATAGTGGCAATGATGTGGAATTCTTGAATGCTTTGCTTGGTGCTATTATGAGTATAGCTAAGCCTGGAACTGAAATTCGTTCTCGTCTACTCTTGTCCCTTGTAATGAGCTATGGGTCTGTGTCAAAGGCTGATGAGCTGGGTTTGTCCATTTTGAGCACTAAATATGAGAAGAATCCTAATCTTTCAGCACTTTTCCCTAATCAGAGTTACACCATGAGAGGGGAAAGTCAAAGAAATGATGTTAG GCAGTATGGTCCAATGTTATTTGCTCAATATCAGTATGCTGTAACCCGCAAGGATATGGTAGAGACTTTTTCTTTTGAAGAATTTAAAGAG TGTTCAGGAAATCTTACTATACCGGCTGACCGGTTGCTGCATGAGATAGCATTTAAGCTTTGGAAGGCGCCCAAGTATGGTGCCTAA
- the LOC107907001 gene encoding uncharacterized protein isoform X2 — MADKPSRALILYGDGLARFIHPSHAHLHSLASTANCGFLSLPNAPPSESEDDRTVREFAVLVDAFETLNKNGQFSSEFRFMGMKAAILSNNSGLKSFGEKLGFNVLNLNGLFGNSNTPPVSSIDNLASKLLSLLAFQEGKVTESNQFDLVILHIGSGENLNANSGNDVEFLNALLGAIMSIAKPGTEIRSRLLLSLVMSYGSVSKADELGLSILSTKYEKNPNLSALFPNQSYTMRGESQRNDVRQYGPMLFAQYQYAVTRKDMVETFSFEEFKECSGNLTIPADRLLHEIAFKLWKAPKYGA; from the exons ATGGCGGACAAGCCAAGCCGAGCCTTGATTTTATACGGTGACGGGTTGGCCCGTTTCATTCACCCATCACATGCCCATCTCCACTCTCTCGCATCTACTGCCAACTGTGGTTTCTTGAGCCTCCCTAATGCTCCTCCTTCAG AAAGCGAGGATGATAGGACTGTAAGAGAGTTTGCTGTGCTGGTGGATGCCTTTGAGACATTGAACAAG AACGGCCAATTTTCTAGTGAG TTCAGGTTTATGGGAATGAAAGCTGCTATATTGAGTAACAATTCTGGTTTGAAGTCTTTCGGAGAAAAACTTGGCTTCAATGTATTGAACTTGAATGGATTGTTTGGAAATAGTAATACTCCCCCTGTTTCATCGATTGATAATTTGGCTTCTAAGTTGCTGTCCTTACTTGCATTCCAGGAAGGGAAGGTAACGGAATCCAACCAGTTTGATTTAGTGATTTTGCATATTGGGTCTGGGGAGAACTTGAATGCTAATAGTGGCAATGATGTGGAATTCTTGAATGCTTTGCTTGGTGCTATTATGAGTATAGCTAAGCCTGGAACTGAAATTCGTTCTCGTCTACTCTTGTCCCTTGTAATGAGCTATGGGTCTGTGTCAAAGGCTGATGAGCTGGGTTTGTCCATTTTGAGCACTAAATATGAGAAGAATCCTAATCTTTCAGCACTTTTCCCTAATCAGAGTTACACCATGAGAGGGGAAAGTCAAAGAAATGATGTTAG GCAGTATGGTCCAATGTTATTTGCTCAATATCAGTATGCTGTAACCCGCAAGGATATGGTAGAGACTTTTTCTTTTGAAGAATTTAAAGAG TGTTCAGGAAATCTTACTATACCGGCTGACCGGTTGCTGCATGAGATAGCATTTAAGCTTTGGAAGGCGCCCAAGTATGGTGCCTAA